The Amycolatopsis viridis genome window below encodes:
- a CDS encoding LacI family DNA-binding transcriptional regulator yields MTSTRATLLQVAERAGVSLASTSRALHGTGASPAMVERVRAAAEELGYSPDAIGRSLRMKKTFQIAFAVADIGNPVYVETMRAIHEVLAPHGYRVVVMSTGDTSTSTTELVRSLNSGFVDGMIISPLRTDDRLIEEITRAAVPVVVIGRALDAHGISSVSTDSAGGIGQAVRHLRQLGRRKLGFLNGPLDTTPGEARQRGFDAAAGPGNTVEIAEDFTVAAGLLAARRLLASAPDRLDAVVAANDLLAIGAIHAIRELGLSVPGDIAVTGMDDTELGRVFHPTLTSVSLGSTERGRAAARLMLSLADDPDQDARQVTVGPELIVRGSTVPAAGGLTEGGRR; encoded by the coding sequence ATGACGTCAACACGGGCCACGCTGCTGCAGGTGGCCGAACGAGCCGGGGTGTCCCTGGCCTCGACCTCGCGCGCCCTGCACGGCACCGGGGCGAGCCCGGCGATGGTCGAGCGGGTCCGGGCGGCCGCGGAGGAGCTGGGCTACAGCCCGGACGCCATCGGCCGCTCGCTGCGGATGAAGAAGACCTTCCAGATCGCCTTCGCGGTGGCCGACATCGGCAACCCGGTCTACGTCGAGACCATGCGCGCGATCCACGAGGTGCTCGCCCCGCACGGGTACCGCGTGGTGGTCATGAGCACCGGCGACACCTCGACCTCGACCACCGAACTGGTGCGCAGCCTCAACAGCGGTTTCGTCGACGGCATGATCATCAGCCCGCTGCGCACCGACGACCGCCTCATCGAGGAGATCACCCGCGCCGCCGTCCCGGTCGTCGTCATCGGCCGTGCCCTGGACGCCCACGGCATCAGCTCCGTCTCCACCGACTCCGCGGGTGGCATCGGTCAAGCGGTCCGGCACCTGCGGCAACTGGGCCGCCGCAAGCTCGGCTTCCTCAACGGTCCCCTCGACACCACCCCCGGTGAGGCCCGCCAGCGCGGGTTCGACGCCGCCGCGGGCCCGGGCAACACCGTCGAGATCGCGGAGGACTTCACCGTGGCCGCCGGGCTGCTGGCCGCCCGGCGGCTCCTCGCAAGCGCCCCGGACCGCCTGGACGCCGTCGTGGCCGCCAACGACCTGCTCGCCATCGGCGCCATCCACGCCATCCGCGAGCTGGGCCTGTCGGTGCCCGGCGACATCGCGGTGACCGGCATGGACGACACTGAGCTCGGCCGCGTCTTCCACCCCACCCTGACCAGCGTGTCCCTCGGCTCCACCGAGCGCGGGCGAGCTGCCGCGCGGCTCATGCTCAGCCTCGCCGATGACCCGGACCAGGACGCCCGGCAGGTCACGGTCGGCCCGGAGCTGATCGTGCGGGGTTCCACCGTTCCCGCCGCCGGCGGGCTGACCGAGGGAGGTCGGCGATGA
- a CDS encoding carbohydrate ABC transporter permease, giving the protein MRALLRPAQYLALAAYILFLGFPLLWLISASVKSSGELNSLSVNLLPRQWQWDNYADALDRQGLVHSAGNSLVVALVSTALVILIALPASYVLARLKGRIRAAGVGWILTSQVFPVVLVILPLFLILRTLGLADSLAGLTLVHTTYTLPFALWMLQGYVTAIPVDLEEAGAMDGAGRWTVLRRIVFPLLAPGIVATAMFSFVSSWNEFFFALVLLQSPENYTLPITLNMFIGGEGKVALGPLAAGAVLAAIPSIVFFTILRRRLTSGLMAGAVKG; this is encoded by the coding sequence ATGCGTGCACTGCTGCGTCCCGCCCAGTACCTGGCACTGGCCGCCTACATCCTGTTCCTCGGCTTCCCGTTGCTGTGGCTGATCTCGGCTTCGGTGAAGTCCTCCGGCGAGCTCAACTCGCTCAGCGTCAACCTGCTGCCGCGGCAGTGGCAGTGGGACAACTACGCCGACGCCCTCGACCGCCAGGGCCTCGTCCACTCCGCGGGCAACAGCCTGGTCGTCGCGCTGGTGTCCACCGCGCTGGTGATCCTCATCGCGCTGCCGGCGTCCTACGTGCTCGCCCGGCTCAAGGGCCGCATCCGCGCCGCCGGTGTCGGCTGGATCCTGACCTCCCAGGTGTTCCCGGTGGTCCTGGTGATCCTCCCGCTGTTCCTGATCCTGCGCACCCTCGGGCTGGCCGACAGCCTCGCCGGGCTGACGCTCGTGCACACCACCTACACGCTGCCGTTCGCGCTGTGGATGTTGCAGGGGTACGTCACCGCGATCCCGGTCGACCTGGAGGAGGCGGGCGCGATGGACGGCGCCGGGCGCTGGACCGTGCTGCGCCGCATCGTCTTCCCGCTCCTGGCGCCCGGCATCGTCGCCACCGCGATGTTCAGCTTCGTCTCCTCGTGGAACGAGTTCTTCTTCGCGCTGGTGCTGTTGCAGTCGCCGGAGAACTACACCCTGCCGATCACGCTGAACATGTTCATCGGCGGCGAGGGCAAGGTGGCCCTCGGACCACTCGCCGCGGGCGCTGTGCTCGCCGCGATCCCCAGCATCGTCTTCTTCACCATCCTGCGCCGCAGGCTCACCAGTGGGCTGATGGCCGGGGCGGTGAAGGGATGA
- a CDS encoding ANTAR domain-containing protein, producing the protein MSDGVADQLEHLDEVTSALEELAGTVGNTDDFGVLLRVVCEQVVRVVPGADMASITVLDGTGARSVAATDERAALIDQAQYADDDGPCLRAARTGQVVRVAVSTARQLWPGFVQVAAGHGVASYLASPLQVRDEAMGAINLFGFGEHGFHDVDQKYLELYATVVDAVLSLSRRALRTQEQVRHLRAALRTRGVIEQAKGILMAARRITADEAFQLLVGQSQRENVKLHTISARFVTEHTGHAVEPEDLTAEGAE; encoded by the coding sequence ATGAGCGACGGTGTGGCGGACCAGCTGGAGCACCTGGACGAGGTGACCAGTGCCCTCGAGGAACTGGCCGGCACGGTCGGGAACACCGACGACTTCGGCGTCCTGCTGCGTGTGGTGTGCGAGCAGGTGGTCCGGGTGGTGCCCGGGGCGGACATGGCCTCCATCACCGTGCTGGACGGCACCGGTGCCCGGTCCGTCGCCGCGACCGACGAGCGCGCGGCCCTGATCGACCAGGCCCAGTACGCCGACGACGACGGGCCCTGCCTGCGCGCGGCGCGCACGGGTCAGGTCGTCCGGGTCGCGGTGAGCACCGCGCGGCAGCTGTGGCCGGGCTTCGTGCAGGTCGCGGCCGGGCACGGAGTGGCGAGCTACCTGGCCTCGCCACTGCAGGTGCGGGACGAGGCGATGGGCGCGATCAACCTGTTCGGCTTCGGCGAGCACGGGTTCCACGACGTCGACCAGAAGTACCTGGAGCTGTACGCGACGGTGGTCGACGCCGTGCTGAGCCTGTCCCGCCGCGCGCTGCGCACCCAGGAACAGGTGCGGCACCTGCGTGCCGCCCTGCGCACCCGCGGTGTCATCGAGCAGGCCAAGGGCATCCTGATGGCCGCCCGGCGGATCACCGCCGACGAGGCGTTCCAGCTCCTGGTCGGGCAGTCCCAGCGGGAGAACGTCAAGCTGCACACCATCTCCGCCCGGTTCGTCACCGAGCACACCGGGCACGCCGTCGAGCCGGAGGACCTCACCGCGGAGGGAGCGGAGTGA
- a CDS encoding ADP-ribosylglycohydrolase family protein produces MKPVTWLEDRAVAVITGAAVGDALGGATEGWTPEQIEERHGGRVTGIVGPWFPDWREARPIAPYHKGDGHVTDDTLMTRALVEVYAKRRAHLDAYAMAEDLVPLMIGEPRWVPELESTALLLQRVFLAEKWIVARLHYGHVDPREAGVGNVVNCGAAMYVAPVGLANAGDPRGAYAEAIDLTGAHQSSYGREAAGVFAAMVAASVAPGAGVADVVAAALDVAHDGTAAALRAVADAFDGWTTAPVTDDEERALARLIRDTVAPFDSVGPHYRQMSLDARRPSRTKAIEELPAALGFVLGHRGDYSGAVLGAVNYGRDADSIAVMAGALCAGLGGTAVVPAEWVDAIGEASRMDLRETGRLMASAAADILKADRERALARLRTLDALEQA; encoded by the coding sequence GTGAAGCCGGTGACCTGGCTGGAAGACCGAGCGGTGGCGGTGATCACCGGGGCGGCCGTGGGGGACGCGCTGGGCGGCGCCACCGAGGGGTGGACCCCGGAACAGATCGAGGAACGCCACGGCGGCCGGGTGACCGGCATCGTCGGTCCGTGGTTCCCGGACTGGCGGGAGGCGCGGCCGATCGCGCCGTACCACAAGGGGGACGGGCACGTCACCGACGACACCCTGATGACCCGTGCGCTCGTCGAGGTGTACGCGAAGCGCCGCGCGCACCTCGACGCGTACGCGATGGCCGAGGACCTGGTTCCGCTGATGATCGGCGAACCCAGGTGGGTGCCCGAGCTGGAGTCGACCGCGTTGCTGCTGCAGCGCGTCTTCCTCGCGGAGAAGTGGATCGTCGCCCGGCTGCACTACGGGCACGTCGACCCGCGGGAGGCCGGGGTCGGCAACGTGGTCAACTGCGGCGCGGCGATGTACGTGGCGCCGGTCGGGCTCGCCAACGCGGGGGACCCGCGCGGTGCCTACGCCGAGGCGATCGACCTGACCGGTGCGCACCAGTCCAGCTACGGCCGGGAGGCGGCCGGCGTGTTCGCGGCGATGGTCGCGGCGTCGGTCGCTCCCGGTGCCGGGGTCGCCGACGTGGTGGCCGCGGCGCTGGACGTCGCCCACGACGGCACCGCGGCCGCGCTGCGCGCCGTGGCGGACGCGTTCGACGGCTGGACCACCGCCCCGGTCACCGACGACGAGGAACGTGCGCTGGCCCGGCTGATCCGGGACACGGTGGCGCCCTTCGACTCGGTGGGGCCGCACTACCGGCAGATGTCGCTGGACGCGCGGCGCCCGTCGCGGACCAAGGCGATCGAGGAGCTGCCGGCCGCGCTCGGGTTCGTCCTCGGTCACCGCGGCGACTACAGCGGTGCGGTGCTCGGCGCGGTGAACTACGGCCGGGACGCCGACTCGATCGCTGTCATGGCCGGCGCGCTGTGCGCCGGTCTCGGCGGTACCGCGGTGGTGCCGGCCGAGTGGGTCGACGCGATCGGTGAGGCGAGCCGGATGGATCTCCGCGAGACCGGGCGGCTGATGGCGTCCGCGGCGGCGGACATCCTCAAGGCCGACCGGGAGCGCGCGCTGGCGCGGCTGCGCACCCTCGACGCGCTGGAGCAGGCGTGA
- a CDS encoding TlpA family protein disulfide reductase: MTTRLSGYCYVVDGRCGLDSADDLGAHGVGWGASILFVHWGRLRARGSRPACLLLAAFLTWTLTACSTGSDAVSQGGNFEFVSPGGKTWLSYAPGERKSVGVLSGPSVTDPNSELSTSDYAGRVLVLNVWGSWCPPCRTEAHALRRLVDTTASQGVSLLGINVRDDQDAASDFMAGYSLNYPSIFDETGRILLRLRGIPLSAVPVTLILDKQQRVAAVYLGAVLETDLMPVLQQVLAES, translated from the coding sequence ATGACCACGAGGCTGAGCGGCTACTGCTACGTCGTCGACGGTCGGTGCGGCCTGGATTCGGCCGATGACCTGGGAGCCCACGGGGTTGGCTGGGGCGCTAGCATTCTTTTTGTGCACTGGGGACGACTTCGCGCGCGCGGCTCCCGCCCGGCATGTTTGCTGCTGGCAGCGTTTCTGACCTGGACACTGACAGCCTGCTCCACGGGTTCGGACGCGGTCAGCCAAGGCGGCAATTTCGAATTCGTTTCCCCGGGAGGCAAGACGTGGCTTTCCTACGCCCCGGGTGAACGCAAGTCCGTGGGTGTGCTCTCCGGGCCGAGCGTCACCGATCCGAACTCGGAACTTTCCACATCCGACTACGCCGGCCGCGTTCTGGTCCTGAACGTTTGGGGATCATGGTGCCCGCCGTGCCGCACAGAAGCGCACGCTCTTCGGAGACTTGTCGATACGACCGCATCCCAAGGTGTCAGCTTGCTGGGCATCAACGTGCGCGACGACCAAGACGCCGCCAGTGATTTCATGGCCGGCTACAGCCTGAACTACCCGTCAATATTCGATGAAACCGGCAGGATCTTACTCCGATTGCGCGGAATCCCCCTGTCCGCGGTGCCCGTGACACTCATCCTGGACAAACAACAACGGGTTGCCGCGGTGTACCTCGGCGCCGTCCTGGAGACGGATCTCATGCCAGTGCTGCAACAGGTACTGGCAGAGTCCTGA
- a CDS encoding STAS domain-containing protein, giving the protein MTSLKVEWTYRPWALVVTVTGEVDAGTISQLRDGIEAARAGAPVPPPAVVLDLTGVGFIGSSGLALLVEVSEECAAAGQELTLVCASRPVLRPLQLTGLDQVFTITGTLPPAP; this is encoded by the coding sequence GTGACCAGCCTGAAAGTGGAGTGGACCTACCGGCCCTGGGCGCTCGTCGTCACGGTGACGGGTGAAGTGGACGCGGGCACGATCAGTCAGCTGCGCGACGGGATCGAGGCGGCGCGGGCGGGCGCGCCGGTGCCGCCGCCCGCGGTGGTGCTCGACCTGACCGGGGTCGGGTTCATCGGTTCCAGCGGGCTCGCGCTGCTGGTCGAGGTGTCCGAGGAGTGCGCGGCGGCCGGGCAGGAGCTCACGCTGGTGTGCGCGAGCCGGCCGGTGCTGCGCCCGCTCCAGCTGACCGGTCTCGATCAGGTGTTCACCATCACCGGGACCCTGCCGCCCGCGCCCTGA
- a CDS encoding carbohydrate ABC transporter permease produces the protein MTVAADTRAPAPAPAPRNRRTGTLARSRRREAIALVMPSLIPILVLSVAPLVMGLALAFTDARLVRHPDYGFAGVDNFTKLLGNSFFWDSLRIGLIWTVGVTVLQLAASMGLALLLNSGLRLQGLTRVLALIPWAMPPVVVAIMWQMIYSANGGPLNAVLGSIGLPDDINWLGDFSTALPAVIVVGVWVGMPQTTVTLLAGLQQIPQDLHEAASVDGAGAWRRFTAVTWPSLRPIVASITSLNFIWNFNSFSLVYVLTAGGPGGKTMVPVLFIYLEAFKNRNIGYAAAMGLVLVIIVVALLAVYLRSQFRDDRAGQGR, from the coding sequence ATGACCGTCGCCGCGGATACCCGCGCCCCCGCGCCCGCCCCGGCGCCGCGCAACCGCCGCACCGGCACCCTGGCGCGCTCCCGCCGCCGCGAGGCGATCGCACTGGTGATGCCGTCGCTGATCCCGATCCTCGTGCTCAGCGTCGCGCCGCTGGTGATGGGCCTGGCCCTGGCCTTCACCGACGCCCGCCTGGTGCGCCACCCCGACTACGGCTTCGCCGGTGTGGACAACTTCACCAAGCTGCTCGGCAACTCGTTCTTCTGGGACTCGCTGCGGATCGGTCTGATCTGGACGGTGGGTGTCACCGTCCTGCAGCTCGCCGCGTCGATGGGTCTCGCGCTGCTGCTGAACTCCGGCCTGCGCCTGCAGGGCCTGACCCGTGTGCTCGCGCTCATCCCGTGGGCGATGCCGCCGGTCGTCGTGGCCATCATGTGGCAGATGATCTACTCGGCCAACGGCGGCCCGCTCAACGCGGTGCTGGGCAGCATCGGGTTGCCGGACGACATCAACTGGCTCGGCGACTTCTCCACGGCGCTGCCCGCGGTGATCGTCGTCGGCGTGTGGGTCGGCATGCCGCAGACCACGGTCACCCTGCTGGCCGGGTTGCAGCAGATCCCCCAGGACCTGCACGAGGCCGCGTCCGTGGACGGGGCGGGGGCGTGGCGGCGGTTCACCGCGGTCACCTGGCCCAGCCTGCGGCCGATCGTCGCCTCGATCACGTCGCTGAACTTCATCTGGAACTTCAACTCGTTCTCGCTGGTCTACGTCCTCACCGCGGGCGGGCCGGGCGGAAAGACCATGGTGCCGGTGCTCTTCATCTACCTCGAAGCGTTCAAGAACCGCAACATCGGCTACGCGGCCGCGATGGGCCTGGTGCTGGTGATCATCGTCGTCGCGTTGCTGGCCGTCTACCTGCGGTCGCAGTTCCGCGACGACCGCGCCGGGCAGGGGCGGTGA
- a CDS encoding GAF and ANTAR domain-containing protein has product MSETVLTAPEVITIAEELAEIGRLVDDDDVTATLTRYVTRAVTLLPGCDRAAITVTTADGAAEVVATAGRPLPDLPVPVPDPVGEALTYREPRRLDDTAADDRWPAYADHLRRHGFGSCLTLPLPGKESAAAFSVLSAEPGRFGQDSHDLALLFTLHAGVAFDNHTIYQDNLRLLGHVQTALRTRTVIGQAQGLLMRHRNQTADEALAALKRMSQQANIKLRDVAATLVAAHHAGRLAEALREF; this is encoded by the coding sequence ATGAGCGAAACGGTCCTCACCGCTCCGGAGGTCATCACGATCGCCGAGGAGCTCGCCGAAATCGGCAGGCTGGTGGACGACGACGACGTCACCGCCACCCTGACCCGGTACGTGACACGGGCCGTCACGCTGCTGCCGGGATGCGACCGCGCCGCGATCACCGTGACCACCGCGGACGGGGCGGCGGAGGTGGTGGCCACCGCGGGCAGACCGCTGCCGGACCTGCCGGTGCCCGTCCCCGATCCGGTCGGCGAGGCGCTGACCTACCGCGAGCCCCGGCGGCTGGACGACACCGCCGCGGACGACCGGTGGCCCGCCTACGCCGACCACCTGCGCCGGCACGGCTTCGGCAGCTGCCTGACCCTGCCGTTGCCCGGCAAGGAGTCGGCGGCGGCGTTCAGCGTGCTGTCCGCCGAGCCGGGCCGCTTCGGTCAGGACTCGCACGACCTGGCGCTGCTGTTCACGCTGCACGCGGGCGTGGCGTTCGACAACCACACGATCTACCAGGACAACCTGCGGCTGCTCGGGCACGTGCAGACGGCCCTGCGCACGCGGACCGTGATCGGCCAGGCGCAGGGCCTGCTGATGCGCCACCGCAACCAGACCGCGGACGAGGCGCTCGCCGCGTTGAAGCGGATGTCCCAGCAGGCCAACATCAAACTGCGCGACGTCGCGGCGACGCTCGTCGCGGCCCACCACGCGGGACGGCTCGCGGAGGCGCTGCGCGAGTTCTGA
- a CDS encoding ABC transporter substrate-binding protein encodes MKSRRVVVAALAAAASLLFTACSSGGDSGDSGGGGPVTLKFQSLSDQPAAIAATSKIVDDWNKAHPGIKVEVVPAGWDGVYDKLVTQFNAGSAPDIIHYEAAGVAPFAKDGYLADLTPYLSEQKKADIPKGVLDSVTVDGKVIAYPTELQSYVVFANKTLLAKAGVTIPSGDTMTWDQLRDIAKATTRDGAYGLGWGLSSPTAAMVALAPGFGGKYFDGTGTDAKINVGQGEMALPQLVDAMAHQDNSILPVTLTQSGAKALAPFYAGQTAMTIQGSFQAANIAKDAPAGFDWVVLPTLAGPAGPAQAANPQTLSVSKDSKHVKEATEFLEYFTSTENLAALNEADTLIPATTSARQALTTKLGAQNGWKQILSSGQYLTSAPYLFVDKYAQWKDTVATPAYQKFLAKQLDAAGLSKALTDGWNSINR; translated from the coding sequence ATGAAGTCTCGACGTGTGGTGGTGGCCGCGCTCGCGGCGGCCGCGAGCCTGCTGTTCACCGCGTGCTCCAGCGGCGGCGACAGCGGTGACAGTGGTGGCGGCGGTCCGGTGACCCTGAAGTTCCAGTCCCTGTCCGACCAGCCCGCGGCGATCGCGGCGACGAGCAAGATCGTCGACGACTGGAACAAGGCCCACCCCGGCATCAAGGTCGAGGTCGTGCCGGCCGGCTGGGACGGCGTCTACGACAAGCTGGTCACCCAGTTCAACGCGGGCAGCGCGCCGGACATCATCCACTACGAGGCGGCCGGGGTCGCACCGTTCGCCAAGGACGGCTACCTCGCCGACCTGACGCCCTACCTGTCGGAGCAGAAGAAGGCCGACATTCCCAAGGGCGTGCTGGACTCGGTCACCGTGGACGGCAAGGTGATCGCCTACCCGACCGAGCTCCAGTCCTATGTGGTCTTCGCGAACAAGACCCTGCTGGCCAAGGCCGGTGTCACCATCCCGAGCGGTGACACGATGACCTGGGACCAGCTGCGCGACATCGCCAAGGCGACCACCCGCGACGGTGCCTACGGCCTCGGCTGGGGCCTGTCCAGCCCGACCGCCGCGATGGTTGCGCTCGCCCCGGGCTTCGGCGGCAAGTACTTCGACGGCACCGGCACCGACGCCAAGATCAACGTCGGCCAGGGTGAGATGGCGCTGCCGCAGCTGGTGGACGCGATGGCGCACCAGGACAACTCGATCCTGCCGGTCACGCTGACCCAGTCCGGCGCCAAGGCGCTGGCCCCGTTCTACGCCGGTCAGACCGCGATGACCATCCAGGGTTCCTTCCAGGCCGCGAACATCGCCAAGGACGCGCCCGCGGGCTTCGACTGGGTCGTGCTGCCGACGCTGGCCGGCCCGGCCGGTCCTGCGCAGGCCGCCAACCCGCAGACGCTGTCGGTGAGCAAGGACTCCAAGCACGTCAAGGAGGCCACCGAGTTCCTCGAGTACTTCACCAGCACCGAGAACCTGGCCGCGCTCAACGAGGCCGACACGCTGATCCCGGCGACCACCTCCGCCCGCCAGGCGCTCACCACCAAGCTCGGCGCGCAGAACGGCTGGAAGCAGATCCTGTCCTCCGGCCAGTACCTCACCTCGGCGCCGTACCTGTTCGTCGACAAGTACGCGCAGTGGAAGGACACCGTCGCGACCCCGGCGTACCAGAAGTTCCTCGCGAAGCAGCTGGACGCGGCCGGTCTGTCCAAGGCTCTCACCGACGGCTGGAACTCCATCAACCGGTGA
- a CDS encoding LLM class flavin-dependent oxidoreductase gives MKKIGFLSFGHHQPGTPTPTAADALRQMVELAVAAEALGVDGAFLRVHHFAPQFSTPFPLLAAMAARTDRIELGTAVIDMRYENPLYLAEQAAATDLLSGERLQLGISRGSPEPALHGASAFGYVPADDETDADMARRHTAMFRRALSGAAVVRADPQMTGRPGMLAVQPRSPTLAERIWWGSGTRATAKWTAEQGLNLMSSTLLTEDTGVPFDELQAEQIRIFREEWARQGHLREPRVSVSRSVIPITTDTDRRFFGRERDSRDQVGYLDGGTARFGRTYAGEPEVIAEQLAADAAVQAADTVLVTVPNQLGVGYNTHLLESIVRDVAPAAGWR, from the coding sequence GTGAAGAAGATCGGTTTCCTCTCGTTCGGCCACCACCAGCCCGGCACCCCGACGCCCACGGCCGCCGACGCCCTGCGGCAGATGGTCGAGCTCGCCGTGGCCGCGGAGGCACTCGGCGTCGACGGCGCGTTCCTGCGCGTGCACCACTTCGCGCCGCAGTTCTCCACGCCGTTCCCGTTGCTCGCCGCGATGGCCGCCCGCACCGACCGGATCGAGCTGGGTACCGCGGTGATCGACATGCGCTACGAGAACCCGCTCTACCTGGCCGAGCAGGCCGCCGCCACTGATCTGCTGAGCGGCGAGCGCCTGCAGCTGGGCATCAGCCGCGGCTCCCCGGAACCGGCGTTGCACGGCGCGTCCGCCTTCGGCTACGTCCCGGCGGACGATGAGACCGACGCGGATATGGCGCGCCGGCACACCGCGATGTTCCGCCGCGCGCTCTCCGGTGCCGCCGTCGTGCGCGCCGATCCGCAGATGACCGGCCGTCCCGGGATGCTCGCCGTCCAACCCAGGTCGCCCACGCTGGCGGAGCGGATCTGGTGGGGCAGCGGCACCCGCGCCACCGCGAAGTGGACCGCCGAACAGGGCCTGAACCTGATGAGCTCCACACTGCTCACCGAGGACACCGGGGTACCGTTCGACGAACTGCAGGCCGAGCAGATCCGGATCTTCCGCGAGGAGTGGGCGCGGCAGGGCCACCTCCGCGAGCCGCGGGTCTCGGTCAGCCGCAGCGTCATCCCGATCACCACCGACACCGACCGGCGCTTCTTCGGGCGGGAACGGGACAGCCGGGACCAGGTCGGGTACCTCGACGGCGGGACCGCCCGGTTCGGCCGCACCTACGCGGGCGAGCCGGAAGTCATCGCGGAGCAGCTCGCGGCGGACGCGGCCGTGCAGGCCGCGGACACGGTGCTGGTCACGGTGCCGAACCAGCTCGGCGTCGGGTACAACACCCATCTGCTGGAGTCGATCGTCCGCGACGTGGCACCCGCCGCCGGCTGGCGCTGA